The genomic region CCTGGCCTCTGGAAAAGAATACGCGCGCTGTCGTGTGCCTGAGAATGATGTTGATTACCCTCTTGATCAGGTATCTTTTTATACTTTACTCCGTGAAGCAGGTTATCATGTGACCGGCTGCGGGAAGTTTGATTTAAATAAAGGCAGCTTTGATTGGGGCCTGGACGGGAAAAATTTCCTGAAGGAGTGGGGTTTCTCGGACGGCATCAATAACGAAGGTAAAAATGATGGAATCCTAACAATGATCAGAGGGGACAAAAAACCCAAAGGGCCTTACATTTCTTATCTTGCCCGAAAAGGACTGCTCGATCTACATATCCAGGATATTTTCCCTCGCTACTTCAAGTCAGCTATATTTAACGGAAATTGGGCAGCAACTTATCCCACCCCGCTGCCTGATGATGCCTACTGTGATAACTGGCTGGCTGAAAATGGACTTCATTTGATGGACAATTTTCCTGACGACCAACCATGGTTTCTTCAAGTCAATTTCACAGGCCCTCATCAACCACTCGATATCACAGAAAAAATGAAAACATGGTATGAGGATGTGGACTTTCCTCAACCAAATGATGAAGAAAAGAGAACCTCGCCTTATCCCCCATATGGCTTGGAATATTACGCTGAGATTAATAAAAGCTGGCATGAGCCCTATCATCCGGGCAAGCCTCATACACCGGAACAGCATAATGAAGTCCGGCAAAATTATTCGGCCATGGTGGAAAATATAGACCGCTGGCTGGGTATCTACATAGAGAAGCTGAGAGAAAGAGGTGAGTTGGAAAACACACTGATCGTTTTCAGCAGCGATCATGGCGAAATGCTGGGCGATCACGGTTATTGGGAAAAACACAGGCCGTATCAACCCTCGATCGGTGTTCCTTTCATCACGGCAGGCCCGGGTGTTCGTGAAGGCAGTGTTATTGACGTCCCAATTACCATTCTGGACCTGACCGCGACGTTTCTGGATTATGGCGAAGTGCCAAGGCAGGATGGCATGGACAGCCGCTCAATGAGACCCCTGTTCGAGGGTCAGACAAATAAACACCGGGATTATGTTCTTTCCGCCATGGGGGATTGGCGCCTGGTATATGACGGTCGC from Deltaproteobacteria bacterium harbors:
- a CDS encoding sulfatase-like hydrolase/transferase, producing the protein MKDSRPNILFFFPDQHRFDWLGSNPGIPVRTPNIDRLGENGIRFTNTITPSPLCSPARACLASGKEYARCRVPENDVDYPLDQVSFYTLLREAGYHVTGCGKFDLNKGSFDWGLDGKNFLKEWGFSDGINNEGKNDGILTMIRGDKKPKGPYISYLARKGLLDLHIQDIFPRYFKSAIFNGNWAATYPTPLPDDAYCDNWLAENGLHLMDNFPDDQPWFLQVNFTGPHQPLDITEKMKTWYEDVDFPQPNDEEKRTSPYPPYGLEYYAEINKSWHEPYHPGKPHTPEQHNEVRQNYSAMVENIDRWLGIYIEKLRERGELENTLIVFSSDHGEMLGDHGYWEKHRPYQPSIGVPFITAGPGVREGSVIDVPITILDLTATFLDYGEVPRQDGMDSRSMRPLFEGQTNKHRDYVLSAMGDWRLVYDGRFKLVQGYGNKPLLFDLKNDPFENNDIFMTAKDEANRLSAELKREAL